A single window of Methanoregula sp. DNA harbors:
- the mtrH gene encoding tetrahydromethanopterin S-methyltransferase subunit H — MFRFEKEQSVWDFNGTKIGGQPGEYPTVLGASIFYNKHEIVKDDHKGVIDKPKAEALWNRCQELSDMTGIPHFIQILAEFPEAFESYFTWFDSIDNKTAFLMDSSVPKALAHACKYVTEVGLANRAIYNSINGSMLPENVEALKNSDVNSAIVLAFNPADPSVAGREKVLVEGGVAGQTKGMLQIAEECGITRPILDTAATPLGLGSGGAYREILACKAIHGYPTGGAYHNMTVAWTWLKRWKGTSKTPSVLAEGYKGKDLLLQQMSHHYLGGMEGIRQAAWSAPDIGCNMIASTLGADLIMYGPIENVEAMMTAQAYTDITILEATRQLGIECKAESHPIFKLI; from the coding sequence ATGTTCAGATTTGAAAAAGAACAGAGCGTCTGGGACTTCAACGGCACAAAGATTGGTGGACAGCCGGGCGAGTACCCGACCGTACTGGGCGCCTCGATCTTCTATAACAAGCATGAGATCGTAAAGGACGACCATAAGGGTGTTATCGACAAACCAAAAGCCGAGGCACTCTGGAACCGTTGTCAGGAACTCTCTGACATGACCGGGATCCCGCACTTCATCCAGATCCTTGCGGAATTCCCCGAAGCATTCGAGAGCTACTTCACATGGTTTGACAGTATCGACAACAAGACCGCGTTCCTGATGGACTCATCCGTTCCAAAGGCGCTGGCACATGCCTGCAAGTACGTGACCGAGGTTGGCCTTGCGAACCGTGCGATCTACAACTCGATCAACGGTTCGATGCTCCCCGAGAACGTCGAAGCCCTGAAGAACAGCGATGTCAACTCCGCAATCGTTCTTGCATTCAACCCTGCAGACCCGTCAGTCGCAGGCAGGGAGAAAGTGCTTGTAGAGGGCGGCGTAGCCGGCCAGACAAAGGGAATGCTGCAGATCGCTGAAGAGTGCGGTATCACCCGCCCGATCCTTGACACCGCGGCAACCCCGCTCGGTCTCGGGTCCGGCGGTGCATACCGTGAGATCCTTGCCTGCAAGGCAATCCACGGCTACCCGACCGGTGGTGCATACCACAACATGACAGTTGCGTGGACCTGGCTCAAGCGCTGGAAAGGTACCAGCAAGACCCCCTCGGTACTCGCAGAGGGTTACAAAGGCAAAGACCTCCTCCTCCAGCAGATGTCGCACCACTACCTGGGCGGCATGGAGGGTATCCGCCAGGCTGCATGGTCCGCACCCGATATCGGCTGCAACATGATCGCAAGCACTCTCGGTGCTGACCTGATCATGTACGGCCCGATCGAGAACGTCGAGGCGATGATGACCGCACAGGCCTACACGGATATCACGATCCTCGAAGCGACACGCCAGCTCGGTATCGAGTGCAAGGCAGAGAGCCACCCCATCTTTAAACTCATCTAA
- a CDS encoding tetrahydromethanopterin S-methyltransferase subunit F: MAEEAKPTGPIRMVAIENMTENIRYKAQILARTNKLDSGISASGIVGFTAGMLVAVLLILVPALLV, encoded by the coding sequence ATGGCAGAAGAAGCAAAACCTACAGGACCCATCAGGATGGTCGCAATCGAGAATATGACTGAGAACATCCGCTACAAGGCACAGATCCTTGCACGGACCAACAAGCTTGACTCGGGCATTTCCGCTTCCGGAATTGTCGGGTTCACAGCTGGAATGCTGGTCGCCGTGCTCCTGATCCTTGTGCCGGCATTACTTGTGTGA
- a CDS encoding tetratricopeptide repeat protein, whose translation MTVKDIPKLLEKAFQEMKVGRYEQALEFYDLVLATDPLNLTALANKGKAYYYLGRHEDAIAWFDRALAVSPANAAILYEKGYTLRKIERYDDAIRSFDRALAIFPDFLFALSNKGYALNAIGMYDDAIACFDRVLEISPNNIRAMTAKAIALRGVGKNEEAIAYFDKALEFNPINAFIWHNKAIALRNLGRTREADDCIRMADYQTGTTR comes from the coding sequence ATGACCGTTAAGGATATTCCCAAACTTCTGGAAAAAGCGTTTCAGGAAATGAAGGTCGGTCGGTATGAGCAGGCCCTGGAATTCTATGACCTCGTGCTTGCCACCGACCCTTTAAACCTGACAGCCCTTGCAAACAAGGGGAAGGCGTACTATTACCTAGGAAGGCACGAGGATGCAATCGCATGGTTTGACCGGGCGCTCGCAGTCAGCCCGGCCAACGCTGCTATCCTGTACGAGAAAGGATATACGCTTCGCAAGATTGAGCGGTATGACGATGCAATCCGGAGTTTTGACCGTGCGCTTGCAATCTTCCCGGACTTTCTGTTTGCCTTAAGCAACAAGGGGTACGCGCTGAACGCGATTGGGATGTACGATGACGCAATCGCCTGTTTTGATCGTGTCCTTGAAATAAGCCCGAACAATATCCGTGCAATGACAGCAAAAGCCATCGCCCTGCGAGGGGTGGGAAAGAACGAAGAAGCCATCGCTTATTTTGACAAGGCACTGGAATTTAACCCCATTAATGCATTCATCTGGCACAATAAGGCGATCGCCCTGCGCAACCTTGGCAGGACAAGGGAAGCGGACGACTGTATCCGTATGGCGGATTACCAGACCGGGACTACGCGCTGA
- a CDS encoding molybdopterin-dependent oxidoreductase — protein sequence MSVKALLVVAIIMVIGLLYLIDISGFPAADQGLQATALIPVEIRSYEGERLSSINDFRENSIKGPQYISEDRYVLTVDGLVTTPLSFPYRDVIDHHIRYTKRVTLHCVEGWDATILWEGVLVRDLLTEAGVRDGATTVIFHAHDGYTTSFPVDYFMAHDIIMAYRMNNVTLPAERGFPFQLVAEDKWGYKWIRWIERIELSDQAGYRGYWEQRGYSNSGDLNRSFFS from the coding sequence ATGTCGGTGAAAGCCTTACTTGTTGTTGCAATAATCATGGTCATCGGCCTCCTTTACCTCATCGATATTTCCGGTTTTCCTGCCGCAGATCAGGGTTTGCAGGCGACCGCACTCATACCCGTCGAGATCAGGTCATACGAGGGGGAGCGACTATCCTCAATCAATGATTTCCGTGAGAACTCAATTAAAGGCCCCCAGTATATCAGCGAAGACCGGTACGTACTGACGGTGGACGGGCTGGTAACCACACCACTGTCGTTTCCCTACCGGGACGTTATCGATCATCATATCCGTTACACCAAGCGTGTAACCCTCCATTGCGTTGAGGGATGGGATGCAACAATCCTCTGGGAAGGCGTCCTTGTCCGGGACCTGCTTACAGAAGCCGGGGTCCGTGACGGTGCAACAACGGTTATCTTCCATGCGCATGATGGATACACGACCTCGTTTCCGGTCGATTATTTCATGGCTCACGACATCATCATGGCATACCGGATGAACAATGTCACCCTTCCTGCAGAACGGGGTTTTCCTTTCCAGCTTGTTGCAGAAGATAAATGGGGTTACAAATGGATCAGGTGGATTGAGCGTATCGAATTGTCGGACCAGGCAGGGTACAGGGGATACTGGGAACAGCGGGGTTACTCAAACTCTGGCGACCTGAACCGGAGTTTTTTTTCATGA
- the mtrA gene encoding tetrahydromethanopterin S-methyltransferase subunit A — protein sequence MADKKSPASGWPLVKGDFVSGDANSPVAVVTMGSHLDEKGICDGGAAMCGSCKTENLGLEKVIANIVANPNIRFMLCCGTEVKGHLAGQTMIALHKNGVKEGRVVGAEGAIPFIENLKDDAIKRFQQQVEVVNIMESEDLNAIKAKINELKTRDPGAFGEPMVVEVKEAAGGVEVAAAGANPQFLEIEKRLDKIEKRIEFVDAEIAQRVGRKIGRDIGILYGLVAGLVVFVMLLFLLQKLMVLV from the coding sequence ATGGCAGACAAGAAATCACCCGCAAGCGGATGGCCACTCGTCAAGGGAGACTTTGTCTCCGGTGACGCTAACAGCCCCGTCGCCGTAGTGACCATGGGATCTCACCTCGATGAGAAGGGGATCTGTGACGGGGGCGCCGCAATGTGCGGTTCCTGTAAGACAGAGAACCTCGGGCTCGAAAAGGTCATCGCCAATATCGTCGCCAACCCCAACATCCGGTTCATGCTCTGTTGCGGTACTGAGGTGAAAGGTCACCTCGCCGGCCAGACCATGATCGCACTCCACAAAAACGGAGTCAAAGAGGGCAGGGTCGTCGGTGCTGAAGGTGCTATTCCCTTCATCGAGAACCTCAAAGACGACGCTATCAAGCGCTTCCAGCAGCAGGTCGAAGTCGTCAACATCATGGAATCTGAAGACCTCAACGCTATCAAGGCCAAGATCAACGAACTCAAGACCAGGGACCCCGGCGCGTTCGGCGAACCGATGGTCGTCGAGGTCAAAGAGGCTGCCGGTGGTGTTGAAGTCGCTGCTGCAGGTGCAAACCCGCAGTTCCTCGAGATCGAGAAACGGCTCGACAAGATCGAGAAGAGAATCGAGTTTGTGGATGCAGAGATTGCACAGCGTGTTGGCAGAAAGATTGGACGGGATATCGGTATACTGTACGGACTGGTCGCAGGACTTGTCGTATTTGTGATGCTGCTGTTCCTGTTGCAGAAACTGATGGTATTGGTGTAA
- a CDS encoding rubredoxin, with protein sequence MGTWGFEEWRPTKYLCSLCNYIYDEARGEPHRGIRPGTKFEDLPDDYRCPVCALDLTISKGFGDVLKQGFSPLDI encoded by the coding sequence ATCGGCACGTGGGGCTTTGAAGAGTGGCGCCCGACGAAATATCTCTGCTCGTTGTGCAATTACATCTATGACGAGGCGCGGGGAGAACCGCACCGCGGGATCAGACCCGGAACAAAATTCGAGGACCTGCCGGATGATTACAGGTGCCCTGTCTGCGCTCTTGATCTAACGATCAGCAAAGGTTTCGGAGATGTTCTCAAGCAGGGTTTTTCACCACTCGATATTTAA